Proteins encoded by one window of Actinocorallia herbida:
- a CDS encoding ATP-binding protein, with amino-acid sequence MGTARPDGADPSADAGSVRLRILGPLRVFRDGAERDAGPRQQAYLLALLLASAGRPVTTGELIDLIWGDDPPASALNVIHKYVGGLRRLLEPAIGARGASSYLHRRGNAYLLSAGPGALDLVAFRELVDRAAADVGERRREEALDHYVEALGLWQGPAGDGFAHGTAAMAVFSSIDDEFHAACAAAADLAVALGRADRVLPALQLAAKMGPFHEPVQAALITALGAAGRQAEALSAFDALRDRLADELGIDPGPALQAAHLQVLTRTSTPSPRPGGDVDRAPGSGDAGLVGRAEELAVLRQVLREAFSGRAGRGIVEGEPGVGKTRLLEEVADGAGRRGALVVWASCLEGDAAPALWPWAQALAVVLDGLPAPAREKWLSGDLGILFEARDDPAPMLSGSRAQFRLFEQVVTVVGQAASGRPTLLIVDDLQWADATSLQLFGHLAARLPPRASIIGSLRDRAPEPGSELSRVLAAAGRLPGHRRIRLGPLGPPDVAELIRRETGREPGAGVARTIHSRTGGNPFFVRELSRLLSDAGALAGAGAPVETGVPATVRDVVRDRMAGLDRGAGELLRIAALIGRDVEARLLARTAGVDLADCLGMLEPLRALGVLEPRPADPFAFRFSHDLVRESVAETTTPQEALRLHLRIADALEQSDADDESVTERLAYHLGAAGPLADPVRAAEAMKRAGRRATAKLAFAAADRHLQEAARIARTAGLPELELSALSLLAIAPRRQAGYGGTTSDLLERAERLARGLGRDAEAAGLLFARLFGAYTFLEWDREHLVRRLHEQGKASGDPVVQVYGRQAWGLHQWDIGNIGEAYRHFNENDLAIRHGPASGPTDTPIRRDVSGEWPGWQAVVTALHGDVEKAAALLDRWNGPADGYAVATWAYYITMITAMAGDAARVLQVVDRWTAVGTGRLALQQEHYVRLDWYWARALTGDDPAGTAEEAERLLAETLTDPPRFGLAFHLGLIAEMWLAAGRPDRAENALDRADRALEAHGQRYSEGLLRLLRARLLHARGEPAPAVRHAAEAARAWSTAHETHLFARRAQEFLDTLAPPAEPARHGEPPSSDADATPSPRP; translated from the coding sequence GTGGGCACGGCCCGGCCCGATGGCGCGGATCCGTCGGCCGACGCCGGTTCCGTCCGGCTGCGGATCCTCGGTCCCCTGCGGGTGTTCCGTGACGGAGCCGAGCGGGACGCCGGACCCCGCCAGCAGGCCTATCTGCTGGCCCTGCTCCTGGCGAGCGCCGGCCGGCCGGTCACCACGGGCGAGCTGATCGACCTGATCTGGGGCGACGATCCGCCCGCGAGCGCGCTCAACGTCATCCACAAGTACGTCGGAGGTCTGCGCCGGCTGCTCGAACCCGCGATCGGCGCCAGGGGGGCCAGCTCCTATCTGCACCGCAGGGGCAACGCCTACCTGCTCAGCGCGGGGCCCGGCGCACTGGACCTGGTCGCCTTCCGGGAGCTCGTGGACCGCGCCGCGGCGGACGTGGGCGAGCGGCGGCGCGAGGAGGCACTCGACCACTACGTCGAGGCGCTCGGGCTGTGGCAGGGCCCGGCAGGCGACGGCTTCGCCCACGGCACGGCGGCCATGGCGGTCTTCTCGTCCATCGACGACGAGTTCCACGCCGCGTGCGCCGCCGCGGCCGATCTGGCCGTCGCGCTGGGCCGCGCGGACCGGGTGCTGCCGGCGCTGCAGCTGGCCGCGAAGATGGGCCCGTTCCACGAGCCCGTGCAGGCGGCCCTCATCACGGCGCTCGGCGCCGCAGGACGCCAGGCCGAGGCGCTGTCGGCCTTCGACGCGCTCCGCGACCGCCTGGCCGACGAACTCGGCATCGACCCCGGACCGGCGCTGCAGGCCGCGCACCTCCAGGTGCTGACGCGGACCTCGACGCCGTCGCCGCGACCGGGCGGGGACGTCGACCGGGCTCCCGGGAGCGGCGACGCCGGTCTGGTCGGCCGGGCCGAGGAACTCGCCGTGCTGCGCCAGGTGCTGCGGGAGGCGTTCAGCGGACGCGCCGGGCGCGGGATCGTCGAAGGCGAACCGGGCGTGGGCAAGACCCGCCTGCTGGAGGAGGTCGCGGACGGGGCCGGGCGGCGCGGCGCGCTCGTCGTCTGGGCGTCGTGCCTGGAAGGCGACGCGGCACCGGCGCTGTGGCCGTGGGCGCAGGCGCTCGCGGTGGTGCTCGACGGCCTGCCCGCGCCGGCGCGGGAGAAGTGGCTGAGCGGCGACCTCGGCATCCTCTTCGAAGCGCGGGACGATCCCGCGCCCATGCTCTCCGGGAGCCGCGCCCAGTTCCGCCTGTTCGAGCAGGTCGTCACCGTCGTCGGCCAGGCCGCGAGCGGGCGGCCCACGCTGCTCATCGTCGACGATCTGCAGTGGGCCGACGCCACCTCGCTCCAGCTGTTCGGCCATCTGGCGGCCCGCCTGCCGCCCCGCGCCTCCATCATCGGCTCGCTGCGGGACCGCGCGCCCGAACCCGGCTCCGAGCTCTCCCGGGTCCTGGCCGCCGCCGGCCGGCTGCCCGGCCACCGCAGGATCCGGCTCGGCCCGCTCGGCCCGCCCGACGTGGCCGAACTCATCCGCCGCGAGACCGGCCGTGAGCCCGGTGCGGGCGTCGCCCGGACCATCCACTCCCGCACCGGCGGCAATCCGTTCTTCGTCCGCGAACTGTCCCGGCTCCTCAGCGACGCGGGCGCGCTCGCGGGCGCCGGAGCCCCGGTGGAGACCGGGGTCCCGGCCACGGTGCGCGACGTCGTCCGCGACCGGATGGCGGGGCTCGATCGCGGTGCCGGAGAGCTGCTGCGGATCGCCGCGCTCATCGGCCGCGACGTCGAGGCCCGGCTGCTCGCCCGCACGGCGGGCGTCGACCTCGCGGACTGCCTCGGCATGCTGGAGCCGCTGCGTGCGCTCGGCGTGCTGGAGCCCCGGCCGGCCGATCCGTTCGCGTTCCGCTTCTCGCACGACCTGGTCCGTGAGTCCGTCGCCGAGACGACAACGCCCCAGGAGGCACTCAGGCTGCACCTGCGCATCGCGGACGCGCTCGAGCAGAGCGACGCGGACGACGAGTCCGTCACCGAACGGCTGGCCTACCACCTGGGAGCGGCGGGCCCCCTCGCCGACCCGGTGCGCGCCGCGGAGGCGATGAAACGGGCGGGCCGCCGCGCGACGGCCAAGCTCGCGTTCGCCGCGGCGGACCGGCATCTGCAGGAAGCCGCCCGGATCGCGCGGACGGCCGGGCTCCCGGAGCTGGAGCTGTCCGCTCTCTCCCTGCTCGCGATCGCTCCGCGGCGGCAGGCGGGCTACGGCGGCACGACCTCCGACCTGCTGGAGCGGGCGGAGCGACTGGCCCGCGGCCTCGGCCGGGACGCCGAGGCCGCCGGGCTCCTCTTCGCCCGCCTGTTCGGGGCCTACACGTTCCTCGAATGGGACCGCGAGCACCTGGTCCGCCGGCTGCACGAGCAGGGAAAGGCGTCCGGCGATCCGGTCGTCCAGGTGTACGGCAGGCAGGCCTGGGGCCTGCACCAGTGGGACATCGGCAACATCGGCGAGGCGTACCGGCACTTCAACGAGAACGACCTCGCCATTCGGCACGGCCCGGCGTCCGGACCGACCGACACCCCGATCCGGCGCGACGTCTCGGGCGAGTGGCCCGGCTGGCAGGCCGTCGTGACCGCGCTGCACGGCGACGTCGAGAAGGCCGCCGCCCTGCTCGACCGATGGAACGGACCGGCCGACGGCTACGCGGTCGCGACGTGGGCCTACTACATCACCATGATCACGGCCATGGCCGGTGACGCCGCCCGGGTGCTGCAGGTGGTCGACCGGTGGACCGCGGTGGGCACCGGCCGCCTCGCCCTGCAGCAGGAGCACTACGTCCGGCTGGACTGGTACTGGGCCCGCGCGCTCACCGGCGACGATCCGGCCGGCACCGCCGAGGAGGCCGAACGGCTCCTGGCCGAGACGCTGACCGACCCGCCCCGCTTCGGCCTGGCCTTCCACCTCGGACTGATCGCCGAGATGTGGCTGGCCGCCGGCCGGCCCGACCGGGCCGAGAACGCCCTCGACCGGGCGGATCGGGCACTGGAGGCCCACGGCCAGCGCTACTCCGAAGGGCTGCTCCGGCT
- a CDS encoding alpha/beta fold hydrolase, whose translation MTTRRAVLAGSTAIATGALLGTDTAAAGPRPEARPTVVLVHGAFADASGWNEVASRLVRDAYPVLAPANPLRGVASDSAYLADVLRTLPGPIVIAAHSYGGIVATNAAAGNPNVKALVYVAAFAPDQGETLLGLQTKFPGSRLDEAALDFRPYGDGSVDGYIKRDSFPDVFAGDVPRATAALMWATQRPADVRTLGEPSGPPAWSTIPSFYLVARRDQVLPAEAQRFMAERAGSHVREVNASHVAMVSQPAVTADLIRRAAR comes from the coding sequence ATGACGACTCGCCGAGCGGTACTCGCCGGATCCACCGCGATCGCCACCGGGGCGCTCCTGGGGACGGACACGGCGGCGGCAGGCCCACGGCCGGAGGCCAGGCCCACGGTGGTACTCGTGCACGGGGCGTTCGCCGACGCGTCCGGCTGGAACGAGGTCGCCTCCCGCCTCGTCCGCGACGCCTATCCGGTCCTCGCCCCGGCGAACCCGCTACGCGGCGTCGCCTCCGACTCCGCCTACCTGGCGGACGTCCTGCGGACCCTCCCGGGCCCGATCGTCATAGCGGCGCATTCCTACGGCGGCATCGTCGCCACGAACGCCGCGGCCGGCAACCCGAACGTGAAGGCGCTCGTCTACGTCGCCGCGTTCGCCCCCGATCAGGGCGAGACGCTGCTCGGCCTGCAGACGAAGTTCCCCGGGAGCCGCCTCGACGAGGCGGCGCTGGACTTCCGCCCCTATGGCGACGGGAGCGTCGACGGGTACATCAAGCGGGACTCCTTCCCCGACGTGTTCGCCGGAGACGTCCCGAGGGCCACCGCCGCCTTGATGTGGGCCACCCAGCGGCCGGCCGACGTGCGCACCCTCGGCGAACCCTCCGGCCCGCCCGCCTGGTCGACCATCCCGTCCTTCTACCTGGTCGCGCGCCGGGACCAGGTGCTGCCCGCCGAGGCGCAGCGGTTCATGGCCGAGCGGGCCGGGTCGCACGTCCGGGAGGTCAATGCCTCGCACGTCGCGATGGTCTCGCAGCCCGCCGTCACGGCCGACCTGATCCGGCGCGCCGCCCGCTGA
- a CDS encoding bile acid:sodium symporter family protein, with the protein MDSEVIAASLPYALGVVMFGLGLSLTVDDFLRVGRHPRAVAAALLCQLVVLPVVCFGLVLAFGLPPEPAVGLMLVAASPGGPTANLFSHLFGGHVALNVTLTAVTSALVVITLPIVVNLSTAYFLADGAEVGLQTGKVVQVFMIVVLPVALGMLVRARAPRVARRLDGPVRVLSVVVLVVAIGTVLLGQRENLAGYFVAVGAAALAFNLVSLVAGYAVPRLVGAGHREAVAVGFEIGIHNTAFAMTVALGPALLNNAEMAIPAVVYGVIMFFTAAGFGRLLTRRGPRRSAVDGRAPVGEPG; encoded by the coding sequence ATGGATTCCGAAGTGATCGCGGCGAGTCTGCCCTACGCGCTCGGCGTCGTCATGTTCGGGCTGGGGCTCAGCCTGACGGTGGACGACTTCCTGCGGGTGGGCCGCCATCCGCGGGCGGTGGCGGCGGCGCTGCTGTGCCAGCTGGTGGTGCTGCCGGTGGTCTGCTTCGGCCTGGTGCTGGCGTTCGGGCTCCCGCCCGAACCCGCGGTGGGGCTGATGCTGGTCGCGGCATCACCGGGCGGTCCCACGGCGAACCTGTTCAGCCACCTGTTCGGCGGCCACGTCGCGCTGAACGTCACGCTCACCGCGGTCACCTCGGCGCTGGTCGTGATCACCCTGCCGATCGTGGTGAACCTGTCGACGGCGTACTTCCTGGCCGACGGGGCCGAGGTCGGGCTGCAGACCGGGAAGGTGGTCCAGGTCTTCATGATCGTGGTGCTGCCGGTCGCGCTGGGGATGCTCGTGCGCGCGCGGGCGCCCCGGGTGGCGAGGCGGCTCGACGGCCCCGTCCGGGTGCTGTCGGTCGTCGTCCTGGTCGTGGCCATCGGCACGGTTCTGCTCGGGCAGCGGGAGAACCTCGCCGGCTACTTCGTCGCGGTCGGCGCGGCCGCGCTGGCCTTCAACCTCGTGAGCCTGGTGGCCGGGTACGCGGTGCCGCGCCTCGTCGGAGCCGGTCACCGGGAGGCCGTCGCGGTCGGATTCGAGATCGGGATCCACAACACCGCGTTCGCGATGACGGTGGCCCTCGGTCCGGCGCTGCTGAACAACGCGGAGATGGCGATCCCGGCCGTGGTGTACGGCGTCATCATGTTCTTCACGGCCGCGGGGTTCGGACGGCTGCTCACCCGACGAGGCCCGCGACGGTCCGCTGTGGACGGGCGCGCGCCGGTGGGGGAGCCCGGTTGA
- a CDS encoding MFS transporter yields MHQQAFDDRRERGRHTRDPRPVLFALALGTFAIGTGEFGSNGVIQLFAADLAVSIPVATHAITAYALGVVIGSPAITLLAARADRRALLLGLIVLFLVGNGLSALAPNIAGLVVFRFVAGSVQGAFFGAGAVVASYVYGPGRGGRAFATVMAGLTVATVVGSPLAAFVGQHAGWRAMYWTVTGLGLLAGAALLAWLPRTDDLRGGSVAAELSALRRGGVWLMVGVAALGISSIFAVYTFIGPFVTDAARRDAALVPVALAVFGAGMAAGNHFGGRLADRYAHLGLTGGYGGVLVFLVLIGTAGADLRVLLPCLFGVGATMMLAIPTIQVRLTALAPNAPTLVGALNLAALNLANSLGAVGGAITLAAGWGPLSTVWAGFALTSAGLLLYTLTLTHRKPTSPLR; encoded by the coding sequence ATGCACCAGCAAGCCTTCGACGACCGGCGCGAGCGCGGCCGGCACACCCGCGACCCGAGACCGGTCCTGTTCGCGCTCGCCCTCGGCACCTTCGCGATCGGCACGGGCGAGTTCGGCAGCAACGGCGTCATCCAGCTGTTCGCCGCCGACCTCGCCGTGTCGATCCCGGTCGCCACCCACGCGATCACCGCCTACGCCCTGGGCGTCGTCATCGGATCCCCGGCGATCACGCTGCTCGCCGCGCGCGCCGACCGGCGCGCCCTGCTACTCGGCCTCATCGTGCTCTTCCTCGTCGGCAACGGCCTTTCCGCGCTCGCGCCGAACATCGCCGGCCTCGTCGTCTTCCGGTTCGTCGCGGGCAGCGTGCAGGGCGCGTTCTTCGGCGCGGGGGCCGTCGTCGCCTCCTACGTGTACGGACCCGGCCGAGGCGGAAGGGCGTTCGCCACCGTGATGGCCGGCCTCACCGTCGCCACCGTCGTCGGCTCTCCGCTCGCCGCCTTCGTCGGCCAGCACGCCGGATGGCGCGCCATGTACTGGACGGTGACCGGTCTCGGCCTGCTCGCCGGTGCCGCCCTCCTGGCCTGGCTCCCCCGCACCGACGACCTGCGCGGCGGCTCCGTCGCGGCCGAGCTGAGCGCGCTGCGCCGGGGCGGCGTCTGGCTCATGGTCGGGGTCGCGGCGCTCGGCATCTCCAGCATCTTCGCCGTCTACACCTTCATCGGCCCGTTCGTCACCGACGCGGCACGGCGCGACGCCGCGCTGGTGCCCGTCGCCCTCGCCGTCTTCGGCGCCGGCATGGCGGCCGGCAACCACTTCGGCGGCCGCCTCGCCGACCGCTACGCGCACCTCGGCCTGACCGGAGGCTACGGCGGCGTCCTGGTGTTCCTCGTGCTGATCGGCACGGCCGGAGCCGACCTGCGCGTCCTGCTGCCCTGCCTCTTCGGCGTCGGCGCCACCATGATGCTCGCGATCCCCACGATCCAGGTCCGCCTGACCGCCCTCGCCCCGAACGCCCCCACCCTGGTGGGCGCCCTCAACCTGGCCGCACTCAACCTGGCCAACTCCCTCGGCGCCGTCGGCGGCGCCATCACCCTCGCCGCCGGCTGGGGCCCCCTCTCCACCGTCTGGGCCGGCTTCGCCCTGACCTCCGCAGGCCTCCTCCTCTACACCCTGACCCTCACCCACCGGAAACCGACGAGCCCGCTCCGGTGA
- a CDS encoding class I SAM-dependent methyltransferase: MPFLREFAHDPRTVGAVAPSGPALARAATAVVPGTGSPVVVELGPGTGAFTGPIQRRLAGRGRHIAVEVNVRFARRLAVSLPGVEVVHADASDLAEVLARRGLGRADVVVSGLPWAAFTGDRRHAVLSAVVASLPPHGVFTTFAYVHARWMPPARRLHAELRSRFDEVVVGRTVWANLPPALVYYCRRPVAEPGRPVRALAGAERGGDGPLTGRGSAWDHAPWIPK; encoded by the coding sequence GTGCCGTTCCTCCGGGAGTTCGCGCACGACCCCAGGACGGTGGGCGCGGTCGCGCCGAGCGGGCCGGCGCTGGCGCGGGCCGCGACCGCGGTGGTGCCCGGGACCGGCTCCCCCGTCGTGGTGGAGCTCGGCCCGGGTACCGGCGCCTTCACCGGCCCCATCCAGCGGCGCCTCGCCGGACGGGGCCGGCACATCGCCGTCGAGGTCAATGTGCGGTTCGCACGGCGTCTCGCGGTGTCGCTCCCCGGCGTCGAGGTGGTGCACGCGGACGCGTCCGATCTCGCCGAGGTGCTCGCGCGGCGCGGACTCGGCCGCGCCGACGTGGTGGTCAGCGGCCTGCCCTGGGCGGCGTTCACCGGTGACCGGCGACATGCCGTGCTGTCCGCCGTGGTCGCGTCCCTGCCACCGCACGGGGTCTTCACCACGTTCGCCTACGTGCACGCCCGCTGGATGCCGCCCGCCCGGCGGCTGCACGCGGAGCTGCGGTCGCGGTTCGACGAGGTCGTGGTCGGCCGCACGGTGTGGGCCAACCTTCCGCCCGCGCTGGTGTACTACTGCCGCCGTCCGGTCGCCGAGCCCGGACGGCCGGTTCGCGCCCTCGCGGGGGCGGAGCGCGGCGGCGACGGGCCGTTGACCGGCCGGGGGTCCGCTTGGGACCATGCGCCATGGATTCCGAAGTGA
- a CDS encoding 2TM domain-containing protein: protein MRSTKSENAVKWGLRAHAIAYAIAIPAQIIVWWTVTPEHFFWPLWPALGWGVGLACHALAVSSSKTRTGS, encoded by the coding sequence ATGAGATCCACGAAGAGCGAGAACGCCGTGAAATGGGGCCTGCGCGCCCACGCCATCGCCTACGCCATCGCCATTCCCGCCCAGATCATCGTGTGGTGGACCGTCACGCCCGAGCACTTCTTCTGGCCCCTGTGGCCGGCCCTCGGCTGGGGCGTCGGGCTGGCCTGCCACGCCTTGGCGGTGTCGTCGTCCAAGACGCGCACGGGGAGCTGA